The Bernardetia sp. ABR2-2B DNA window ATGTTATTTTAGAAACAAATAAGTTTATTCATAAAAGAGCAGAACAAAAGCTAAAGGAAAAAGAGCGAGAAAAAAATAGACAGCAAAGAGAAAGACAACAAAATAGAAATAGTCAAACTTCTGCTCAAAATAATACGCAAACAAACTCAACTCTTGATGAGCTTGGTTATTTTCCACCTTCAGAATATGCACAGATAGGGTATGAACAAGGGTTTCAAAATGAACCTAACTACGAAGAATTAGCAGGACAAGCTATCAATTTATCAGAATTGGAAGCTGCATTTAATCCTCAACCAAAAAAAGAAGAAAAAGAACTTACTGTTTTTCGTCAATATGAAGATGAAATTACACGTCTGATGATTCGTTATGGACACCAAACTATTGCAGGAGGAGAATATATTTGTGATTATATTTTGGAAGAAATAAGTGAAATTCCATCGCTTAATCCGTCTTACTCACAGCTTCGAATTATTTATGAAAATGCACGAATAAATGATATTAAAATTTCTTATCAAGAACTATTGACAGATTTTATTCAGAATGATGAGAAATTAATTCAAATCGTTACAGGGTTTTTGACAGATTCTTCACAGATTAGCCCAAACTGGGAAAAGCGTATGCAACTTGTCATTCCTAACGAAGAACAACAATTAGCTACAATTATTCCTCAAACTATTTTACACCTAAAAAGAGTTTTTTTGAAAGGTGTTTTGAATGAAAACTTACGCAAAATCAAAAAAGCAAATAACCAAAGCCAAGAGGAGATAGAAAAATTAATGCTTATTTATCAAGAACTTAAAGCACAAGAGATTCAAATCTCTAATGAATTAGGAATTGTTATTCATAAATAAGAAGTTGTTTAAGAATGGGCTTTGTAGATATATTTGTTGGTGTCGCTACGCTAAAACACCAACAAAGGCTGTGTTATTTTTCCTTAGAACTGGGTTTGCAAACCCAGTTCTAAGGAAAAATGAGTATTCTTAAACAACTTCTAAGATTCTTTTTGAAAAAAAACTTTATTCTACTTATTTAATTATAATAATTGAATAAAAAATTTTGCATTTTGGTAAAAGTAGTGTAGATTTGAGAACAAACAAATCATTTTTTGATATTGAATTAAAAAATAACGTAGAAAAATACAATTACATAAAAAATTATAGAAAATAATTGGTAACCAGTTAGTACGGTATTTGATTACCTTTTTAATTAAGTTATTTTCTAATTTTCATTTACCATCTTATCACTCAAATATATTTACTATGGGTTCTAAAAAAATACTTATTGCAGAAGATAGTTCTGTAATTCAAAACATTACTCGCAAAGTATTGCAGTTTCAAAACTATGAAATAGACACAGCAAAAGATGGTTTGCAAGTTTTGGAAGCAATGGCAATGCAAGATTTTGATGCAATATTAATGGATATTAATATGCCAAAAATGGATGGAATGGAATG harbors:
- a CDS encoding response regulator, coding for MGSKKILIAEDSSVIQNITRKVLQFQNYEIDTAKDGLQVLEAMAMQDFDAILMDINMPKMDGMECAKKIRAMSDPKKSKIPIIAITGNARNYTAKDFNAVGINDYMQKPVNFDDLVEKLSSYLDK